One Microbacterium sp. No. 7 genomic window carries:
- a CDS encoding RelA/SpoT family protein: MADTVTPPASGSPQSPSLRRLVPRIFSRAASRDGVDQLIRTVRTHHPKGDLAIIEQAYSVAAAAHASQKRQSGEPYITHPLAVAEILADLGLGPRAVAAALLHDTVEDTDYSLEQLTHDFGDEVAMLVDGVTKLDKVTYGDATQAETVRKMIVAMSKDIRVLLIKLSDRLHNARTWGFVPPEKAAKKATETLEIYAPLANRLGIQAIKNELEDLSFAVLHPKLYAEIDSLVKQRTPQREQYVHTVIDAVEDDLRELRIRGRVMGRPKQLYSVYQKMVVRGREFDDIYDLIGIRVIVGTVRDCYAVLGAIHARWTPLPGRFKDYIATPKFNLYQSLHTTVIGPGGRTVEIQIRTHEMHHQAEYGVAAHWKYKEQANGGKGSTSSVDADMAWLAHISDWQAETADPGEFLDSLRFEIGAKEVYVFTPKGRVIGLPAGATPVDFAYAVHTEVGHRTMGAKVNGRLVPLESELHSGDVVEVFTSKNPDAGPSQDWLGFVRSTRARSKIRGWFTKERRDEAIEQGKDAIARAMRRQNLPLQRLMQQESIAEVARQLRYEDVTALYAAVGEGHVSTQSVIEKVAAIVAAQEDTATGPIDLPRVGRSKAPRGGDSGVLVRGAPDILVKLAKCCTPVPGDEILGFVTRGSGVSVHRSDCTNVAALRANPERLIDVTWAPTSKSVFLVQIQVEALDRSGLLSDVTRVLSEHHVNILSATVQTTDDRLALSRFVFEMGDTVHLDRVLNAVRRIDAVYDVYRVTTS, translated from the coding sequence ATGGCCGATACGGTGACCCCGCCCGCCTCCGGCTCGCCGCAGTCGCCGAGCCTGCGCCGCCTGGTGCCGCGGATCTTCTCGCGCGCGGCCTCGCGCGACGGCGTCGACCAGCTGATCCGCACCGTGCGCACGCATCACCCCAAGGGCGATCTCGCGATCATCGAGCAGGCCTATTCGGTCGCCGCCGCCGCGCACGCGTCGCAGAAGCGCCAGAGCGGCGAGCCCTACATCACGCACCCGCTCGCCGTCGCCGAGATCCTCGCGGATCTGGGCCTCGGCCCGCGGGCCGTCGCGGCGGCGCTGCTGCACGACACGGTCGAGGACACCGATTACAGCCTCGAGCAGCTGACGCACGACTTCGGCGACGAGGTGGCGATGCTCGTCGACGGCGTCACCAAGCTCGACAAGGTCACCTACGGCGACGCGACGCAGGCCGAGACCGTGCGCAAGATGATCGTCGCGATGTCGAAGGACATCCGCGTTCTGCTCATCAAGCTCTCCGACCGCCTGCACAACGCGCGCACCTGGGGGTTCGTGCCGCCCGAGAAGGCCGCGAAGAAGGCCACCGAGACGCTGGAGATCTACGCCCCGCTGGCCAACAGGCTCGGCATCCAGGCGATCAAGAACGAGCTCGAGGACCTCTCGTTCGCCGTGCTGCACCCCAAGCTCTACGCCGAGATCGACAGCCTCGTCAAGCAGCGCACACCGCAGCGCGAGCAGTACGTGCACACGGTGATCGACGCCGTCGAGGACGATCTGCGCGAGCTGCGCATCCGCGGCCGCGTCATGGGCCGCCCGAAGCAGCTGTACTCGGTGTACCAGAAGATGGTCGTGCGCGGTCGCGAGTTCGACGACATCTACGACCTCATCGGCATCCGCGTGATCGTCGGCACCGTGCGGGACTGCTACGCGGTGCTCGGGGCGATCCACGCGCGCTGGACGCCGCTGCCGGGCCGGTTCAAGGACTACATCGCGACGCCGAAGTTCAACCTCTACCAGTCGCTGCACACGACCGTGATCGGTCCCGGCGGACGCACCGTCGAGATCCAGATCCGCACGCACGAGATGCACCACCAGGCCGAGTACGGCGTCGCGGCGCACTGGAAATACAAGGAGCAGGCCAACGGCGGCAAGGGCAGCACGTCCTCGGTCGACGCGGACATGGCCTGGCTCGCGCACATCTCCGACTGGCAGGCCGAGACGGCGGACCCGGGCGAGTTCCTCGACTCGCTGCGCTTCGAGATCGGCGCCAAGGAGGTCTACGTCTTCACGCCCAAGGGCCGCGTGATCGGGCTGCCCGCGGGCGCGACGCCCGTCGACTTCGCCTACGCCGTGCACACCGAGGTCGGTCACCGCACGATGGGCGCGAAGGTCAACGGCCGGCTCGTGCCGCTGGAGTCCGAGCTGCACTCGGGCGACGTCGTCGAGGTGTTCACCTCGAAGAACCCCGACGCGGGCCCGAGCCAGGACTGGCTGGGCTTCGTCAGGAGCACGCGTGCGCGCAGCAAGATCCGCGGCTGGTTCACGAAAGAGCGGCGCGACGAGGCGATCGAGCAGGGCAAGGATGCCATCGCACGCGCGATGCGACGTCAGAACCTGCCGCTGCAGCGGCTCATGCAGCAGGAGTCGATCGCCGAGGTCGCCCGCCAGCTGCGCTACGAGGACGTCACGGCCCTGTACGCCGCGGTCGGTGAAGGGCACGTCTCGACGCAGTCGGTGATCGAGAAGGTCGCCGCGATCGTCGCCGCGCAGGAGGACACCGCGACGGGCCCGATCGACCTGCCGCGCGTGGGTCGCTCGAAGGCGCCGCGCGGGGGAGACTCCGGCGTGCTCGTGCGAGGCGCGCCCGACATCCTGGTCAAGCTCGCGAAGTGCTGCACGCCCGTTCCCGGCGACGAGATCCTCGGCTTCGTCACCCGGGGCAGCGGCGTCTCGGTGCACCGCTCCGACTGCACGAACGTCGCCGCGCTGCGCGCCAACCCCGAGCGTCTCATCGACGTGACGTGGGCGCCGACGTCGAAGAGCGTCTTCCTGGTGCAGATCCAGGTCGAGGCGCTCGACCGCTCGGGCCTGCTCAGCGACGTCACGCGCGTGCTCAGCGAGCACCACGTGAACATCCTGTCGGCCACGGTGCAGACGACCGACGACAGGCTCGCGCTGAGCCGCTTCGTCTTCGAGATGGGCGACACCGTGCACCTCGACCGCGTGCTCAACGCCGTGCGGCGCATCGACGCCGTGTACGACGTCTACCGCGTCACGACCTCGTGA
- a CDS encoding DUF349 domain-containing protein, with protein MTDDAISPESASSETPAGDSTAESEAAPATENEAVATADSADPGPWGRVDPDGTVSVREGDQWRVVGQYPDGTPEEALAYFERKYADLAGEVTLLEVRYRRGGRSASDLRSTVKTVRGRITDAAAVGDLAALHARLDALESDLSEASVEEQQAQREALAAAVAERTGIVEQMEAIAARDPQRIQWKQTSADVTALFEQWQRHQAFGPRLPKSTAQQLWKRFRDARSVVDKHRREFYASLDAAHKNAQAAKTRLIERAEALASRGEDGIPAYRALLDEWKSAGRAGRKADDALWVRFKAAGDVLYGARTDRETAENEASKEKIDAKRALLDEAAAIGTEKDVARARALLTSIQRRWDDLGRIYPRETERSLDDQLRKVEQAVKSREDAEWKASNPETKARQNDMTQQLRDAIAKLEAELVAAQQTGDRGKIARAQEALDARKAWLTALGGNA; from the coding sequence GTGACTGACGACGCCATCTCCCCCGAGTCCGCTTCCAGCGAGACCCCCGCAGGCGACTCCACCGCCGAGTCCGAGGCCGCGCCCGCGACCGAGAACGAGGCGGTCGCGACCGCCGACTCCGCCGACCCCGGCCCCTGGGGCCGCGTCGATCCCGACGGCACGGTCTCGGTGCGCGAGGGCGACCAGTGGCGCGTCGTCGGCCAGTACCCCGACGGAACGCCGGAGGAGGCGCTCGCCTACTTCGAGCGGAAGTACGCCGACCTCGCCGGCGAGGTCACGCTGCTCGAGGTGCGCTACCGCCGCGGCGGCCGCTCGGCGTCGGATCTCCGCTCGACCGTCAAGACCGTGCGCGGGCGCATCACCGACGCCGCCGCGGTCGGCGACCTGGCCGCGCTGCACGCGCGCCTCGACGCGCTGGAGTCCGACCTCTCCGAGGCCTCCGTCGAGGAGCAGCAGGCCCAGCGCGAGGCCCTCGCCGCCGCCGTGGCCGAGCGCACCGGCATCGTGGAGCAGATGGAGGCGATCGCCGCGCGCGATCCCCAGCGCATCCAGTGGAAGCAGACCTCCGCCGATGTGACCGCGCTGTTCGAGCAGTGGCAGCGGCACCAGGCCTTCGGGCCGCGGCTGCCCAAGTCGACGGCGCAGCAGCTGTGGAAGCGCTTCCGCGACGCGCGCTCGGTCGTCGACAAGCACCGCCGCGAGTTCTACGCGAGCCTCGATGCCGCGCACAAGAACGCCCAGGCGGCCAAGACGCGCCTCATCGAGCGCGCCGAGGCGCTCGCCAGCCGCGGCGAGGACGGCATCCCCGCGTATCGCGCTCTGCTCGACGAGTGGAAGTCGGCCGGGCGGGCGGGCCGCAAGGCCGACGACGCCCTGTGGGTGCGGTTCAAGGCCGCCGGCGACGTGCTCTACGGCGCGCGCACCGACCGCGAGACGGCGGAGAACGAGGCCTCCAAGGAGAAGATCGACGCCAAGCGCGCGCTGCTCGACGAGGCGGCGGCGATCGGCACGGAGAAGGACGTCGCGCGGGCGCGCGCGCTGCTCACGAGCATCCAGCGCCGCTGGGACGATCTCGGCCGCATCTATCCGCGTGAGACGGAGCGCTCCCTCGACGACCAGCTGCGCAAGGTCGAGCAGGCCGTCAAGAGCCGCGAGGACGCCGAGTGGAAGGCCAGCAACCCCGAGACCAAGGCGCGTCAGAACGACATGACCCAGCAACTGCGTGACGCGATCGCCAAGCTCGAGGCCGAGCTGGTGGCCGCGCAGCAGACCGGCGACCGCGGCAAGATCGCGCGGGCGCAGGAGGCCCTCGACGCGCGCAAGGCGTGGCTCACCGCGCTCGGCGGCAACGCGTAG
- a CDS encoding replication-associated recombination protein A — MRPTSLDEVAGQSHLLRPGSPLVALADPATSSGSAVSVILWGPPGTGKTTLAQAIARTSGRRFVELSAVTAGVKDVREVMHDAMTQRDLYGASTILFLDEIHRFTKAQQDALLPGVENGWVILIAATTENPSFSVISPLLSRSLLLTLQPLTDADLGVLIDRAVADARGLAGAVEVSAEARTALISLASGDARRALTSLEAAASMVEAADGDDDESGDDGESGDDGGETPVVTAEHVAQAVDRALLRYDRQGDEHYDVISAFIKSIRGSDVDAAMHYLARMIEAGEDPRFIARRLVISAAEDIGLADPQALQIAVAAADAVAFIGMPEGRIPLAEATAYLATTAKSNAACMALEQAIADVRAGGFGRVPVHLRDAHYPGAKRLGHGKGYVYPHDLEVGVARQQYLPDELRGRRYYEPTARGVEREIGPRLDKIRKILGDDGPPSGSGR; from the coding sequence ATGCGCCCCACGTCGCTCGACGAGGTCGCCGGGCAGTCGCATCTCTTGCGCCCGGGGTCGCCGCTCGTGGCGCTGGCCGACCCGGCCACCTCGTCGGGCAGCGCCGTCTCGGTGATCCTGTGGGGGCCGCCGGGAACGGGCAAGACGACCCTCGCGCAGGCGATCGCCCGCACGTCGGGGCGGCGCTTCGTGGAGCTGTCGGCCGTGACCGCCGGGGTCAAGGACGTGCGCGAGGTCATGCACGACGCGATGACGCAGCGCGACCTGTACGGCGCGTCGACGATCCTGTTCCTCGACGAGATCCACCGGTTCACGAAGGCGCAGCAGGACGCGCTGCTGCCGGGCGTCGAGAACGGCTGGGTCATCCTCATCGCCGCCACGACCGAGAACCCGTCGTTCTCGGTGATCTCGCCGCTGCTGTCGCGTTCGCTGCTGCTGACGCTGCAGCCCCTCACCGACGCGGACCTCGGCGTGCTGATCGATCGTGCCGTGGCCGACGCGCGCGGGCTGGCCGGGGCCGTCGAGGTGTCCGCGGAGGCGCGGACGGCCCTGATCAGCCTCGCGTCGGGGGATGCGCGCCGCGCCCTGACCTCGCTCGAGGCCGCGGCGTCCATGGTCGAGGCCGCCGACGGAGACGACGACGAGAGCGGGGACGACGGTGAGAGCGGGGACGATGGTGGCGAGACGCCGGTCGTCACGGCCGAGCACGTCGCGCAGGCCGTCGACCGCGCCCTGCTGCGATACGACCGGCAGGGCGACGAGCACTACGACGTGATCAGCGCGTTCATCAAGTCGATCCGCGGCTCAGACGTGGATGCCGCGATGCACTACCTCGCGCGGATGATCGAGGCGGGGGAGGACCCGCGGTTCATCGCGCGCCGGCTCGTGATCTCGGCGGCCGAGGACATCGGGCTCGCCGATCCGCAGGCCCTGCAGATCGCCGTCGCCGCGGCCGACGCCGTCGCGTTCATCGGCATGCCCGAGGGGCGGATCCCGCTCGCCGAGGCGACCGCCTACCTCGCGACGACGGCGAAGTCGAACGCGGCGTGCATGGCTCTCGAGCAGGCGATCGCCGACGTGCGCGCGGGCGGGTTCGGTCGCGTGCCCGTGCATCTGCGCGACGCGCACTATCCCGGCGCGAAGCGGCTGGGGCACGGCAAGGGGTACGTCTATCCGCACGATCTGGAGGTCGGCGTCGCGCGCCAGCAGTACCTCCCCGACGAGCTGCGGGGCCGGCGCTACTACGAGCCCACCGCGCGCGGCGTCGAACGCGAGATCGGGCCGCGCCTCGACAAGATCCGCAAGATCCTCGGCGACGACGGGCCCCCGTCCGGCTCCGGCCGGTAG
- a CDS encoding siderophore-interacting protein, with protein sequence MALSSRTAARPPRPTIDLVVVSSTFLTPHLVRVTLGGPGFAQFEDRPETDKYVKLRFTTPAPESLPVTRTYTVRRVDAAAQTLDIDFVVHGDEGLAGPWAASVRPGATISLFGPGGGYAPDAAADWYLFAGDLSAVPAIAAGLEALPADAVGDVLIEIDADDAVIELAAPAGVAVRWILDTGHDAGTLAASVRGLAWREGRANVFAHGERESMKALRRLLFDERGLERAQVSLSGYWARGRTEDRFQAEKREPIGQIFPD encoded by the coding sequence ATGGCCCTCTCCTCGCGCACCGCAGCACGCCCCCCGCGTCCCACGATCGACCTCGTCGTCGTGTCGTCGACGTTCCTCACCCCGCACCTCGTGCGCGTGACCCTCGGCGGACCGGGCTTCGCGCAGTTCGAGGACCGGCCCGAGACCGACAAGTACGTCAAGCTGCGCTTCACGACGCCCGCGCCCGAGTCGCTGCCCGTGACGCGCACCTACACCGTGCGCCGCGTCGACGCGGCGGCGCAGACGCTGGACATCGACTTCGTCGTGCACGGCGACGAGGGCCTGGCCGGACCGTGGGCGGCGAGCGTGCGGCCCGGCGCGACGATCTCGCTCTTCGGGCCCGGCGGAGGCTACGCTCCCGATGCCGCCGCCGACTGGTACCTGTTCGCGGGCGACCTCTCGGCGGTGCCGGCGATCGCCGCCGGTCTCGAGGCCCTGCCGGCCGACGCCGTCGGCGATGTGCTCATCGAGATCGACGCCGACGACGCCGTGATCGAGCTGGCGGCGCCCGCGGGCGTGGCGGTGCGCTGGATCCTCGACACGGGCCACGACGCGGGCACGCTCGCGGCCTCGGTGCGCGGGCTCGCCTGGCGCGAGGGACGTGCGAACGTCTTCGCGCACGGCGAGCGCGAGTCGATGAAGGCCCTGCGCCGGCTGCTCTTCGACGAGCGCGGGCTGGAGCGCGCGCAGGTGTCGCTCTCGGGCTACTGGGCGCGCGGGCGCACGGAGGACCGCTTCCAGGCCGAGAAGCGCGAGCCGATCGGGCAGATCTTCCCCGACTGA
- the rpsD gene encoding 30S ribosomal protein S4 produces the protein MVTKSQDRRKVRLSRALGVALTPKAARYLEKRPYAPGEHGRTKRKADSDYAVRLREKQRLREQYGIREKQLRIQFEEARRKDGLTGENLVEQLEMRLDALVLRAGFARTTAQARQLVVHRHILVDGQLVDRPSFRVKPGQLIHVKGKSESLEPFQVAAVGGHAEVLPPVPGYLEVELDKLQARLVRRPKRAEVPVVCDVQLVVEYYAAR, from the coding sequence GTGGTCACGAAGTCTCAGGACCGCCGCAAGGTCCGCCTGTCGCGCGCGCTCGGCGTCGCGCTGACCCCGAAGGCCGCCCGCTACCTGGAGAAGCGTCCCTACGCCCCCGGCGAGCACGGCCGCACCAAGCGCAAGGCCGACAGCGACTACGCCGTCCGCCTGCGCGAGAAGCAGCGTCTGCGCGAGCAGTACGGCATCCGCGAGAAGCAGCTGCGCATCCAGTTCGAGGAGGCCCGCCGCAAGGACGGCCTGACCGGTGAGAACCTGGTCGAGCAGCTGGAGATGCGTCTCGACGCGCTCGTGCTGCGCGCCGGATTCGCCCGGACGACGGCGCAGGCGCGCCAGCTCGTCGTGCACCGCCACATCCTCGTCGACGGTCAGCTCGTCGACCGCCCGTCGTTCCGCGTGAAGCCGGGCCAGCTCATCCACGTCAAGGGGAAGAGCGAGTCGCTCGAGCCGTTCCAGGTCGCCGCCGTCGGCGGTCACGCCGAGGTCCTGCCCCCCGTTCCGGGCTACCTCGAGGTCGAGCTCGACAAGCTGCAGGCCCGTCTCGTGCGTCGCCCCAAGCGTGCCGAGGTCCCGGTCGTCTGTGACGTCCAGCTCGTCGTCGAGTACTACGCGGCGCGCTGA